A genomic region of Dactylococcopsis salina PCC 8305 contains the following coding sequences:
- a CDS encoding aminotransferase class V-fold PLP-dependent enzyme, producing MGWKQKGYFNFGGQGPLSPQTLSAIEQGYDKIQEQGPFSQGVNAWLQEESANTRQAIAQELGTTPETITLTENVTVGCNIALWGLSWQKQDHILLSDCEHPGIIATIQEIADRFGINYSTCPIMDTLNQGDPTAVFKQHLRENTKLVVLSHLLWNTGQVLPLKAITEVCHQQGVKVLVDAAQSVGSLPLDLPHTDVDFYAFTGHKWLCGPAGVGGLYISKPSFSDLRPTFIGWRGINLDDRGKPVSYKEDGRKFEVATAAYPQYMGLTSAIEQHHQWGTTTERYHKICELSKILWERLSNLKGIHCLRTSPPEAGLVSFQLENISHKPFVTELEKEGFLLRTLADPDCIRACVHYFTTVEAIEALVETIKTKLSSG from the coding sequence ATGGGTTGGAAACAGAAAGGTTATTTTAATTTTGGTGGACAAGGGCCACTATCACCGCAAACTTTGAGCGCGATCGAGCAGGGATATGATAAAATCCAAGAACAGGGGCCTTTTTCCCAAGGGGTTAATGCGTGGTTACAGGAAGAAAGCGCCAACACCCGTCAGGCGATCGCGCAGGAGTTAGGAACAACCCCAGAAACGATTACTCTCACAGAAAATGTCACCGTTGGCTGTAATATAGCGTTATGGGGACTGAGTTGGCAAAAGCAAGATCATATTCTTCTCAGCGACTGTGAACATCCTGGGATTATTGCCACCATTCAAGAAATTGCCGATCGTTTCGGAATTAACTATTCTACCTGTCCGATTATGGACACTCTCAATCAAGGTGATCCAACGGCGGTATTTAAACAGCATCTGCGAGAGAATACAAAGTTGGTGGTGTTATCTCATTTGTTGTGGAATACTGGACAGGTGCTTCCCTTAAAAGCAATTACGGAAGTCTGTCATCAACAGGGAGTAAAAGTCTTGGTGGATGCGGCGCAGTCGGTGGGATCATTACCGTTAGATTTACCCCACACTGACGTTGATTTTTATGCCTTTACTGGACATAAATGGCTATGTGGTCCGGCGGGCGTGGGTGGGTTGTATATTTCCAAACCGAGTTTTAGTGATTTGCGTCCTACGTTTATCGGTTGGCGTGGGATTAATCTGGATGACCGAGGAAAACCTGTGAGTTACAAAGAAGATGGACGGAAGTTTGAGGTGGCGACGGCCGCTTATCCTCAGTATATGGGATTAACAAGCGCGATCGAGCAACATCATCAATGGGGAACTACTACCGAACGTTATCATAAAATTTGTGAATTAAGTAAAATACTGTGGGAACGCCTTTCTAATCTCAAAGGGATTCATTGTTTACGCACCTCTCCCCCAGAAGCGGGTTTAGTCTCCTTTCAGTTAGAGAACATTTCCCATAAACCCTTTGTCACCGAATTAGAAAAAGAGGGGTTTCTCTTACGAACGTTAGCTGATCCTGATTGTATTCGCGCTTGTGTGCATTATTTTACCACTGTCGAAGCGATCGAAGCCTTAGTGGAAACCATTAAGACCAAACTTTCATCAGGCTAG
- a CDS encoding class I SAM-dependent methyltransferase — translation MDSTASSNQLDRALNPLTKLAYNTFQQSKNIFAFTHKTISSRITSLALPQQEEEVQSLPPDILNQVRLRLNQLLETDWEEAEKGIYPTDLLFDNPWDDFFIYYPMVWLDLPSIWDRIQNKRYQEFSPDIDTEGYPQYYLQNFHHQTNGYLSDLSANLYDLQVELLFNGAADAMRRRILAPLKLGLREVASFHSSETKVLDVACGTGRTLRNIRGMLPKVSLHGTDLSPAYLRKANQLLSEIPGELPQLIQSNGESLPYSDQFFHGVSCVFTFHELPPQARQNVINEVFRVLKSGGIFVICDSIQAMENPELMPMMENFPAMFHEPYYKSYIHDDLGERLTEAGFILNDVQNHFVSKYWIAQKP, via the coding sequence ATGGACTCCACAGCATCTTCTAACCAACTCGATCGAGCTTTAAATCCTTTAACCAAGTTAGCCTATAACACCTTTCAGCAAAGTAAGAACATTTTCGCCTTCACTCATAAAACCATTAGTTCTCGCATCACCAGTTTAGCCCTTCCACAACAAGAAGAGGAAGTTCAATCCTTACCCCCAGACATATTAAACCAGGTGCGGTTACGCTTGAATCAATTGCTAGAAACAGACTGGGAAGAAGCCGAAAAAGGAATTTATCCCACTGACTTACTTTTTGACAATCCTTGGGATGATTTTTTCATCTATTATCCGATGGTCTGGTTAGATTTGCCATCGATTTGGGATCGGATACAAAATAAACGGTATCAGGAATTTTCTCCAGACATTGACACCGAAGGCTATCCCCAATATTATCTGCAAAACTTCCATCATCAAACCAATGGTTATCTCAGCGATTTATCCGCAAACTTGTATGATCTACAAGTTGAATTATTATTCAATGGAGCAGCAGACGCGATGCGGCGACGGATTTTAGCCCCCTTGAAACTCGGATTAAGAGAAGTGGCTTCTTTCCATTCTTCAGAAACCAAAGTTTTAGATGTGGCTTGTGGAACTGGGCGCACCCTTCGTAATATCCGAGGAATGTTACCCAAAGTTTCTTTACATGGAACAGATTTATCCCCAGCGTATCTCAGAAAAGCGAATCAACTACTATCAGAAATTCCAGGAGAATTACCGCAATTAATCCAAAGTAATGGCGAGAGTCTTCCTTATTCAGATCAGTTTTTCCATGGTGTAAGTTGTGTTTTTACCTTCCATGAATTACCACCCCAAGCCCGTCAAAATGTCATTAATGAAGTGTTTCGAGTGTTGAAATCTGGAGGCATTTTTGTCATTTGCGATTCGATACAAGCAATGGAAAATCCAGAGTTAATGCCAATGATGGAAAACTTCCCTGCAATGTTCCATGAGCCTTATTATAAAAGCTATATCCATGATGATTTAGGGGAAAGACTCACGGAAGCTGGTTTTATTCTCAATGATGTTCAAAACCATTTTGTCAGTAAATATTGGATCGCACAAAAACCATAA
- a CDS encoding type II toxin-antitoxin system Phd/YefM family antitoxin, producing the protein MKITNIHTAKTSLSQLIASALEGEEVIISKAGKPLVRLIPYHSSQEPRIPGDWEGQVKMADDFNTTPEEVIEGFYGEKT; encoded by the coding sequence ATGAAAATTACAAACATTCACACTGCGAAAACATCTCTCTCACAACTGATTGCATCAGCATTAGAGGGAGAAGAAGTGATTATCAGCAAAGCGGGTAAACCGCTTGTGCGTCTGATTCCTTATCATTCTAGCCAAGAGCCTAGAATACCTGGAGACTGGGAAGGTCAAGTCAAAATGGCTGATGATTTTAATACGACTCCTGAAGAAGTCATTGAAGGCTTCTATGGAGAGAAAACATGA
- a CDS encoding NAD-dependent epimerase/dehydratase family protein: MEKCIVTGAGGFVGSHLVDALLAQGKTVIGIDEFNDYYDPKQKRTNISNALADSRFQLIEENILNLDWTTLLADVDVVFHQAAQAGVRASWGQTFSLYTERNLNATQVILEAAKEAPQLTRLVYASSSSIYGNAEQLPTPESTCPQPVSPYGITKLAAEQLCWQYHQCFGVPATALRYFTVYGPRQRPDMAFHKFFKAVLQGEAISIYGDGLQTRDFTFIQDAIEANLLAGSVAEAVGQVFNIGGGSRVSLTQVLEKMEAVTGKRIDRNYLPKATGDARDTAADISKAQKILGYHPQVDLFTGLTQEWEWMQRNYY, from the coding sequence ATGGAAAAATGTATTGTTACAGGGGCTGGGGGCTTTGTTGGCTCTCATTTAGTGGATGCTTTACTCGCACAGGGGAAAACAGTAATCGGAATTGATGAGTTTAACGATTATTATGACCCGAAACAAAAACGAACGAATATCTCCAACGCTTTGGCAGATTCTCGGTTTCAGTTAATTGAAGAGAATATTCTTAATCTAGACTGGACAACACTTTTAGCCGATGTGGATGTCGTGTTTCATCAAGCCGCACAAGCGGGAGTAAGGGCGAGTTGGGGTCAAACGTTTTCCTTATACACAGAACGCAACCTCAACGCGACACAAGTTATCTTAGAAGCGGCAAAGGAAGCACCACAGTTAACGCGATTGGTTTATGCGTCTAGTTCTTCCATTTATGGGAATGCGGAACAATTACCGACTCCTGAATCAACTTGTCCGCAACCTGTTTCTCCTTATGGGATTACTAAGTTAGCAGCAGAACAATTATGTTGGCAGTATCATCAATGTTTTGGTGTGCCAGCGACGGCGTTACGTTATTTTACCGTTTATGGTCCCCGACAACGCCCTGATATGGCGTTTCATAAGTTTTTTAAGGCGGTGTTACAAGGGGAAGCTATTTCGATCTATGGTGATGGGTTACAAACTCGTGATTTTACTTTCATTCAGGATGCGATCGAGGCTAACCTTTTAGCAGGATCGGTGGCGGAAGCGGTGGGACAAGTGTTTAATATCGGTGGTGGGAGTCGGGTTTCTTTGACTCAGGTTTTAGAGAAGATGGAAGCGGTGACGGGGAAACGCATCGATCGAAATTATCTCCCGAAAGCCACTGGAGACGCGAGAGACACTGCAGCAGATATTAGTAAGGCGCAAAAAATACTAGGTTATCATCCCCAAGTGGATTTATTCACGGGATTAACTCAGGAATGGGAGTGGATGCAAAGGAATTATTATTAA
- a CDS encoding TM0106 family RecB-like putative nuclease has product MLLSDIVLLDYKRCNRRPFLDFYGDPSEQEETREFLLKLREENRNQVLDILNNTIYYQLETPSEDWRNRGRETLEMMEKGVDCILNGVLWQTGLSGWNIPFSVQETVTLLATPSLLIKQPGDSIFGNWQYEAVSIKLGRRPKPEYKLVASFQGKLLSMIQGTELVNPRLILKSRSEHSVNLNLWLSRMEETLTAILAMLISRQEPEVFISRQRCSLCQWQGFCYEVAQEQEHLSLLPGVTPSRYEVLKQLGLTSLASLAQGNEQLLADNFGKSIASDLKKQAISTFYKTPLLKSGSPASILETIPTAPREIYFDIEAEPERNLDYLLGVLIVDYEENTETFYPLVAKTPEAEAEIWEQFLDLVFLDPYAPIFHYSKYEAETIRRLATLYNTSRKQEQLLQKRLVDLHDRVTRFLILPTENYSLKTIAQWLGFQWQEKGVSGEQCVCWYDQWLKTYDRALLDTIIRYNEDDCRATYHLKTWLVNFLSSSSQIWKDK; this is encoded by the coding sequence ATGTTGTTAAGTGATATTGTCCTTTTAGATTATAAACGTTGTAATCGTCGCCCCTTTTTAGATTTTTATGGTGATCCTAGTGAACAGGAAGAAACCAGAGAATTTCTCTTAAAACTGCGAGAAGAAAATCGAAATCAAGTTTTAGACATTCTAAACAATACTATCTATTATCAACTGGAAACCCCTTCCGAAGACTGGAGGAATCGCGGTCGAGAAACACTAGAAATGATGGAAAAAGGGGTTGATTGTATTCTGAATGGGGTATTATGGCAAACGGGTTTATCGGGTTGGAATATTCCGTTTTCGGTTCAGGAAACGGTAACTTTGTTGGCAACTCCCAGTTTATTAATTAAACAACCAGGTGATTCTATTTTTGGGAATTGGCAATACGAAGCAGTGAGTATTAAATTAGGTCGTCGTCCGAAGCCAGAATATAAATTAGTTGCTTCATTTCAAGGAAAACTTTTGTCAATGATTCAAGGAACAGAATTAGTTAATCCGCGTTTAATTCTTAAGTCTCGGAGTGAACATTCTGTCAACTTAAATCTTTGGCTTTCTCGCATGGAAGAAACCTTAACCGCGATTTTAGCAATGTTAATTTCTCGACAAGAACCGGAGGTATTTATTTCTCGACAACGTTGCAGTTTATGTCAATGGCAAGGGTTCTGTTATGAGGTGGCACAAGAACAAGAACATCTTTCTTTGTTACCTGGTGTGACACCGAGTCGTTATGAAGTTTTAAAGCAATTAGGGTTAACTTCTTTAGCGAGTTTAGCACAGGGAAATGAGCAGTTATTAGCGGACAATTTTGGAAAAAGTATTGCTTCTGATCTCAAAAAACAAGCGATTTCTACCTTTTATAAAACACCTTTGTTAAAATCAGGTTCTCCCGCATCTATTTTAGAGACAATTCCCACTGCACCTCGCGAAATTTACTTTGATATTGAAGCTGAACCAGAACGAAATTTAGACTATTTACTCGGTGTTTTAATTGTGGATTATGAAGAAAATACCGAAACATTTTATCCCTTAGTTGCGAAAACGCCAGAAGCAGAAGCAGAAATCTGGGAACAGTTTTTAGATTTAGTTTTCCTTGATCCCTATGCTCCGATCTTCCATTATTCTAAATATGAGGCGGAAACAATTAGACGGTTGGCTACGCTTTATAATACTTCACGAAAACAGGAACAGTTGCTACAAAAACGGTTAGTTGATCTACACGATCGAGTCACCCGATTTCTGATTCTTCCCACTGAAAATTATTCCTTAAAAACGATCGCGCAGTGGTTAGGGTTTCAATGGCAAGAAAAAGGAGTCAGTGGCGAACAATGTGTCTGTTGGTATGATCAATGGTTAAAAACGTACGATCGCGCTCTTTTAGACACAATTATCCGCTATAACGAGGATGACTGTCGAGCTACCTATCATCTCAAAACTTGGCTAGTTAATTTCTTATCTTCCTCTAGCCAAATTTGGAAAGATAAATAA
- the psbN gene encoding photosystem II reaction center protein PsbN → MESATVISLSIGAIVLAVTGYSLYLSFGPPSAELSDPFEDHED, encoded by the coding sequence ATGGAATCTGCAACAGTAATTAGCCTTTCAATTGGCGCGATTGTTTTAGCTGTAACCGGTTATTCTCTCTACCTTTCTTTTGGTCCTCCTTCTGCGGAACTAAGTGATCCATTTGAAGATCACGAGGATTAA
- a CDS encoding RNA-binding S4 domain-containing protein, translated as MNETIKLDQFLKYKGITQTGGEAKMIIWDEEVLVNDEIETRRGKKLVNGDRVTVFGITYTVEL; from the coding sequence ATGAACGAAACCATTAAACTTGATCAATTTCTCAAATATAAAGGCATTACACAAACTGGAGGGGAAGCAAAGATGATAATTTGGGATGAAGAAGTTTTAGTCAATGATGAAATCGAAACCCGTCGCGGTAAAAAATTAGTGAATGGCGATCGAGTGACGGTTTTTGGCATTACTTATACGGTGGAATTATAG
- the mgtE gene encoding magnesium transporter, producing MAESVSSIENTPHSEIPELVRNQLEALLEKNNLEGAKSLLVPVKAVDIAEAIENLPESMQAIAFRLLSKTEAIEVYEHLDSSVQQALIEEFKRQEVIEIVDQMSPDDRARLFDELPAKVVRRLLAEMSPKERQNTALLLGYQEDTAGRIMTPEYISLKDSLTVEQTLQRIRNLANASEIIYYLYVTDASRHLTGIVSLRDLVLASPEAPLSAIVTREVVSVYTDTDQEEVARLIQRYDLLAIPVVDREQRLVGVVTVDDVMDILEQETTEDIYTLGGVQSDGDNYFQTNLLAVARKRVVWLFVLLLTNTVTGSIIQSQEDILQQVVTLAAFIPLLTGTGGNVGAQSSTVVIRGLNTDEIRSLGVGYVIFREALAGALLGLILGSVATLWSFWLQGSLVVSIAVGLSLIAIAILASVAGSALPFLFRSLGLDPALMSAPFITTAVDVLGVLIYFNIARIVLDL from the coding sequence GTGGCTGAATCTGTATCTTCAATCGAAAACACCCCCCATAGTGAAATTCCTGAGTTAGTCAGAAATCAACTGGAAGCTCTACTGGAAAAGAATAACTTAGAAGGGGCAAAATCGTTGCTTGTTCCCGTGAAAGCAGTGGATATCGCCGAAGCGATCGAGAATTTGCCAGAATCCATGCAGGCGATCGCGTTTCGTCTCCTCTCCAAAACCGAAGCGATCGAAGTTTACGAACATCTTGATTCTAGCGTCCAACAAGCACTAATTGAAGAATTTAAGCGTCAAGAAGTGATCGAAATTGTGGATCAAATGTCCCCAGACGATCGCGCTCGTTTATTCGATGAACTCCCCGCGAAGGTAGTGCGGCGCTTATTGGCAGAAATGAGTCCAAAAGAGCGTCAAAACACCGCTTTACTCTTAGGCTATCAGGAAGACACTGCGGGACGCATTATGACCCCAGAATATATCTCCCTTAAAGATAGTCTAACGGTAGAGCAAACTTTACAACGGATTCGCAATCTTGCCAACGCCTCGGAAATTATTTACTATCTTTATGTCACCGATGCGTCTCGTCACCTCACAGGAATTGTCTCTCTCAGAGATTTAGTGTTAGCCTCTCCTGAAGCGCCCCTCTCAGCAATTGTGACGCGGGAAGTGGTTTCCGTTTACACCGATACGGATCAAGAAGAAGTGGCGCGTTTGATTCAACGGTATGATTTATTAGCGATTCCAGTGGTCGATCGAGAACAGCGTTTAGTCGGTGTCGTCACGGTTGATGATGTCATGGACATTTTAGAACAAGAAACCACAGAAGACATTTATACCCTTGGCGGCGTTCAATCCGACGGCGATAACTACTTCCAAACCAACCTCCTCGCGGTAGCTCGTAAACGAGTGGTTTGGCTGTTCGTCTTGTTACTAACCAATACCGTCACGGGTAGCATTATTCAATCCCAAGAAGACATCTTACAACAAGTGGTTACTCTCGCCGCGTTTATTCCCCTTTTAACGGGTACGGGGGGAAACGTGGGAGCGCAGTCTTCAACGGTTGTCATTCGAGGCTTAAACACCGATGAAATCCGTTCTTTAGGGGTGGGTTATGTGATTTTTCGAGAAGCACTCGCGGGCGCGTTATTAGGCTTAATTTTGGGATCAGTGGCGACACTTTGGTCGTTTTGGCTACAAGGAAGTTTGGTTGTTTCGATCGCCGTCGGATTAAGTTTAATTGCGATCGCGATTTTAGCCTCTGTCGCGGGTTCAGCTTTACCGTTTCTCTTCCGTTCTCTTGGACTTGATCCTGCTTTAATGTCTGCGCCTTTTATTACTACCGCAGTGGATGTTTTAGGCGTGTTAATTTACTTTAATATTGCTCGCATTGTGCTGGATTTATAA